GATATCCATCCTACTGCAGTAGTACATGAAACTGCTAAATTGGGTAAAGATTGTCAAATTGGAGCAGGGTGTTATATTGGTAAAGATGTAGTATTGGCAGATGGCGTTATTTTATACCCAAATGTTACCATAATGGATGAAACAACTATAGGTGCACATACTATTGTTTGGTCAGGTACTGTTATTAGAGAACGTACAGAAATTGGTGCTTACTGTATCTTTCATACCAATGTGAGTATTGGAGCTGATGGTTTCGGTTACAGACCAAGTGATGATGGTAGAGGATTGGTGAAAATTCCGCAAATAGGTAATGTAATTATTGGTAATGGTGTTGAAATCGGAGCGAATAGTTGTGTAGATAGAGGTAAATTTAGCTCAACCATCATTGGAGATGGATGTAAAATTGATAATTTAGTTCAAATAGCTCATAACTGTGTTATGGGAAGATCATGTATAATGGCTGGCCATAGTGGTTTAGCTGGTTCAGTAACCTTGGGGGATGGTGTTATTATAGGAGGTAGTGCTTCTATTAAAGATCATACTACCATTCATTCAGGTGCTACTATTGGTGCTGGATCTGGTGTTATGGGTGATGTAGCAGCAGGAAAAATAATGCTCGGTTACCCTGCTACAGAATCTAGAGAAATGCTAAAACAATGGGTCGCATTACGAAAATTAGCAAAGCAATAAGTGAAATCGAAAAAAATTGCAATAAATTCACTATCTTTGCAGTGTAACAGCT
The nucleotide sequence above comes from Aureibaculum algae. Encoded proteins:
- the lpxD gene encoding UDP-3-O-(3-hydroxymyristoyl)glucosamine N-acyltransferase; this translates as MQSYSIEEINNILDGELVGHTTSQITGPEQLDKAENNHITFIGSTKYIKYWDASKASAAIVNEKFTVEPGENRALIKVKNADLAMAKLLEVFNPPPPVFDIDIHPTAVVHETAKLGKDCQIGAGCYIGKDVVLADGVILYPNVTIMDETTIGAHTIVWSGTVIRERTEIGAYCIFHTNVSIGADGFGYRPSDDGRGLVKIPQIGNVIIGNGVEIGANSCVDRGKFSSTIIGDGCKIDNLVQIAHNCVMGRSCIMAGHSGLAGSVTLGDGVIIGGSASIKDHTTIHSGATIGAGSGVMGDVAAGKIMLGYPATESREMLKQWVALRKLAKQ